In Dermacentor andersoni chromosome 4, qqDerAnde1_hic_scaffold, whole genome shotgun sequence, the following proteins share a genomic window:
- the LOC126536678 gene encoding Na(+)/dicarboxylate cotransporter 3-like, whose product MIEHIASPEDLSLTDLVRHRLPDRFMTIGFYVRAFAMYFIPVCLTPLLWQRSADSHCAFIVLYVVLLWLFQSIPPAIVSFLPIILAPAFLNYSTSELLEYYTSETMLLYVGYALIVHGVEATNLHKRVILTSLLVFGGKSGFIIGGFVITTILVSMWTNAVRTAAIVLPIAMEALQHIQDNRLFHLLELRTRYVRRTAGIGTPIMEARYLIEGGVVMPDVIRILSEFFTVKKGLLIGISYSAVLGSMGSVVGCGGNLFVKAFLEQMYNYRRITIYQWVQCHLPLTVLCSFLLWFVLSVCYASDVVSSDHISKRAFEDIIYRHFAELGAVSFTEMATIITFLCMAAAIVGSHHYAEALNIEAAESTFNETACIFFLAFVLHAVPSLYYYGRGRSRRRFHGETAQHAVMKISWAFVITMGAGVCVAKLTAHYNLQQSFDWLLPHHAITSAFHLQLLVAFVALLLAEINNSLNNIVIFAPLICHISDALKVHPLYLLMPFTFSCYFGFMASTATPVSEYVTDYGDLLENEFVLPGIAMKIGCALIVLLAYNTWCWDYLYLKEAIGPLTKRNQTAPEV is encoded by the exons ATGATAGAGCACATTGCGAGTCCGGAGGACCTCTCGTTGACGGACCTGGTGCGGCACAGACTGCCCGACCGCTTCATGACCATCGGCTTCTACGTGCGCGCCTTCGCCATGTACTTCATCCCGGTCTGCCTGACGCCGCTGCTGTGGCAACGCTCGGCCGACAGCCACTGCGCTTTCATCGTCCTCTACGTAGTCTTGCTCTGGCTATTCCAG TCCATCCCACCAGCCATCGTGTCGTTCCTCCCGATAATTCTGGCCCCAGCGTTTCTCAATTACTCAACTTCCGAGCTTCTGGAGTATTACACCTCCGAAACGATGCTGCTGTATGTCGG GTACGCCCTCATCGTGCACGGAGTCGAAGCGACGAACCTGCACAAACGAGTCATCCTGACGTCGCTGCTGGTGTTCGGCGGCAAGTCGGGCTTCATCATCGGCGGCTTCGTCATCACCACCATACTGGTTTCGATGTGGACCAATGCCGTGCGCACCGCGGCCATCGTGCTGCCCATCGCCATGGAGGCGTTGCAGCACATCCAGGACAACCGGCTATTCCACCTGCTCGAGCTGCGCACGCGCTACGTCCGCCGCACTGCGGGCATCGGCACGCCCATCATGGAGGCCCGCTACCTCATCGAAGGCGGCGTCGTCATGCCGGACGTGATACGCATCCTGAGCGAGTTCTTCACCGTCAAGAAGGGCCTGCTCATCGGCATATCGTACTCCGCCGTGCTGGGAAGCATGGGCTCCGTGGTCGGCTGCGGCGGCAACCTGTTCGTCAAGGCCTTCCTGGAGCAGATGTACAACTACCGCCGCATCACCATCTACCAGTGGGTTCAGTGCCACCTGCCCCTGACGGTGCTCTGCTCGTTCCTGCTGTGGTTCGTGCTGTCCGTGTGCTACGCGAGCGACGTGGTGTCCAGTGACCACATCTCCAAGCGGGCCTTCGAGGACATCATCTACCGGCACTTTGCCGAGCTGGGAGCAGTCAGCTTCACCGAGATGGCTACCATCATCACCTTCCTTTGCATGGCCGCGGCCATCGTCGGCTCGCACCACTACGCCGAAGCGCTGAATATCGAGGCTGCGGAGTCCACCTTTAACGAGACGGCGTGCATCTTCTTCTTGGCTTTTGTCCTGCACGCGGTGCCCAGTCTCTACTACTATGGGCGCGGCCGGTCGCGACGTCGCTTCCACGGCGAGACGGCGCAACACGCCGTCATGAAGATCTCGTGGGCCTTCGTCATCACCATGGGCGCCGGTGTGTGCGTGGCCAAGCTCACCGCGCACTACAACCTGCAGCAGTCCTTCGACTGGCTGCTGCCGCACCACGCGATCACGTCGGCCTTCCACCTGCAGCTGCTGGTCGCGTTCGTCGCCCTGCTGCTGGCCGAGATCAACAACTCGCTGAACAACATCGTGATCTTCGCACCGCTCATCTGCCACATTTcagacgcgctcaaggtgcaccCGCTGTACCTGCTCATGCCGTTCACCTTCAGCTGCTACTTCGGCTTCATGGCATCCACTGCGACGCCCGTGAGCGAGTACGTCACCGACTACGGAGACCTTCTCGAGAACGAGTTCGTCCTGCCAGGCATCGCCATGAAGATCGGCTGCGCGCTGATCGTGCTGCTGGCGTACAATACGTGGTGCTGGGACTACCTCTATCTCAAGGAGGCCATCGGGCCGCTTACCAAGCGGAACCAGACGGCGCCGGAGGTCTAG